In Lentimicrobium sp. L6, the DNA window CAGGCAGATAAAATCATGATATTATGTAGGCAAGAGTTTTCAATATGATAAAACTATAATTAGCATTTCCTCTCCTATAGGGGTGTTTTTAAATGGAGGAGGCCATCTAGATAATATATCAGCATGGTTTTTTCCATGAGGCTCCGGGTTTAAGATTTCTCATGACCAAGAAGTAATCAAAAGTAGTTCCATTATGCATATCATATTTTTGATCAGAAGCATTCGCCACCAGAAGCATTGGACTTAGGTATTTATATAGGCCCATTAGGGTATAAAGTGGTGAAGCCAAAAACTGACTTATGGGAAGGACGATAAACAAGCTAAAAAAACCTAAGAAACTCATTTTCATGAGGAGAATCCAAAGAATCATCAAGCCCATCATTAAAGAAAACATGATGAAGGACAATACCCATTGAAGAATGATATTCTGCTGATAAAATGGATTCATAAACTAGAGTTTCACTGGCATCATCTTCTTATTTTTTCGACTCTTTTCAGCCATAAATCCCATGACATGACTTTCCACGGAAGCATCTATGGTGGAGGTGAGTAGATCTGGATTTTGTTCTTTTACCGCTTTTATCCAATCGGTAACCAAAGCCCAGTCGCCACCACCATGACCACTGTTTTTATAATTCTCCACATCTTCCACATGAATATCCCATCTGTTTTTTTCTCCGGTGAGGAAATCGGTATGAACAAACTCATCCATATCACCAACGATATCACCCATAGAACCCATAATTCTTGTCCTACGTCCATGATAAGAAGTGAAAGCTTCCATGGAGAAATTGGCAGTTATACCCTCCTCAAATTCCATGGAACTCACATAATGATCGGGCTGGTCGTTATCCATATGATAAACGCAGCGTCCATAATTGGTGGTTTTCAATTGCTCTAATATAAACTCTTCTTTGTCATGTTCCTCCTCAGGAAAATCGAAGACATGAATATAAGTTCGGTCGCGATAATAAATTTTAAGAGCAGAGTATGGGCATTGACTTTCGACAGCACATCCATCGGTACATCTAGTGGTACTTCCTTCTGGAGCATTAGATTCCTTAAACCATTTTAAATTGCCATAGGCTGCAATACTGGTACAAGGTTGGCCAACCAACCAACGGAGGATATCCAAATCATGACAAGATTTCCCTAAAATGATAGGAGTAGTTTCTTTGGAATTATGCCAATTTCCTCTCACATAGCTATGCGACATATGAATATGTTGAATAGGTTCCAAATGCTGAATACTGATCAACTCACCTAGAACTCCAGAATCCACCATCTCTTTAAGCTTGATGAAATAGGGAGCATATCTGAGCACATGACAAACTGCTACGATTCTCCCTGTTTTATTGGCCAAAGCCAAAATATCTCGACATTCTTTCTCGGTGGGTGCAATGGGTTTTTCTAGAAGTATATCATAACCCATTTCCAAGGCTTTCATGCAAGGGCCATAATGCAAATCATCGGGAGTGGTGATGATGATGGCATCTGCGAATTTGGGTCTTTCGAAAACATGTTCCCAGGTTATGAATCTATTATTATCTGGAATATTGTGTTTTTTAGCATAACGCTCATTTCTAATGGGAATAGGTTCTGCCACTCCAATAATATCTAATTCTTTAGGAAAGGCTGTTGCATAATTCCCATAAACATTGCCACGAGCTCCTGCACCTAGGGTAATGGCAGTGATAGGATCTGTTGCCTCTGCATCGCCAAAAGGACGAATAGAAAGGGTTTTTTCATTGAATTCGTTTGCAGCAATAGCGCTTAAAGATGTTGCCATCAAAGGTAAGGCACCAGCACCTAATAGCATATTTTTAAGGGCTTGTCTTCTGTTGAGCTTGTTTTTCATTTGGCGCGATTTAGTATCCCAGTAGCAGGGAGATTAGGATGGTAAATATAGGAAATTTGAAGGTGTGGTGGATAAGTGATTTTACTATTATTGAAGACTATTATTGTCTTTTTTCATAAAGCTTAATAGCTTTTAGGTAGTTTTTGGCTCCTTTGGGACTTAGGTCGTAAATAAACCCATTGAGTCCTGGATAGACTCTGCCAACCCAGGCTACAAGACTATCCCGCCTAGGTTCCCATTTTTCAATATTGAAGTATATATATTCCAGAGTGTGAATTTTTGATATCTTATTTTTGTCGAATTCAAACCATACTTTGCATATTACTGCGGAATCTTGTAAAAAATCAATGCGTTTGCCTATTTTTGATTGTATGGTGAAAATGGAATCTTTATGATTTTGTATCTCCATCAGCTTATGTTTTGCATTAAACACAGAATCCCATTGAAATTGCTCATGAAAACCTTGTATTCCTTTTGTTAAAACAAAATCCATTTCCATGGTGATTAGACTATCGGATAAGAGACAAGAAATGCGATTGAAATCCCCAGAATTTAGGGCTTGGTAATAGGCTTTAATCAGGTCCTCCTCAGATGATTTCTTGTTTTTAATGGAGCAAGAAAAGGACATAAAAACGACAGCTAGTAATAATAGCATTTGTTTCATAGTTTTAGTTCTCCATATAATAAACAGTTTCCAAAAACTTTCCAAGGGGCTTTTCTTCTTCGGAGCTCATTTCTTTAATAACACCTCCCACAGTGATTTTTTCAGCGGGTAATTGTTCCGAGCCTCTCGCATGGGCAATAAAAAAGGATTCTAAGGAGGATTCATCTCTAAGTTCATAAACATCGTATTGATCGATGAGAGGAATCATAGAGAAAGTAGTGACTTCTCCAGTGCTGATGGGCATCATGATAAAACCCATGAAATCAGTTTTTGAATCGGTGAGTTTAGGAATGCCAGTAATGATAGCGTTGGACGAGAGTTGAGCCTTTTTATTGGCTTCAGAAGCTTGCAGATGCTGAGCTTTGTGTTTCTGATATTGTTTCTGTAGTCCGTCATCTAATTGAGACAAAACTCCTGCTTCCTCCTTTTCACTCAAAGCACTAATCGACATCTCTAGAAAAAGAATACTCTGCTGCTTGGATCCAAATATCCCTCCTACTTTTCCGAGCTCCGCCTGACTAATAATGCCATCCTCTGCTTTTGTTAGAATATTATAGAATCTCCCTCCATTATCTAAGGATTTGAGGGCGGTATTTATGTTTTGATATGGGATTAGTTTTTTCATGGTTTTGTTATTTACTATTTACCTCCACTTGTTAATTCGCTCTGTTTTATCTTCAAATTCCGAGGATAAAGAATTTATTCTGGATTGAAGCAAGATTTTTCTGCCTTCAATGGTTCTGGAGTAGATGAGTTCACAGGAACCCACAAGCCGCTTCCATTGTCTCTCAAAATACTCAGCTGTTTTTTTATTTCTGCCTATAATTTCAGGAACAGCATGATAGTCTTTTTGAGAAATGATCTTCAGGAATAAGCTTTTTCTGATGATTAAATACCTCGGATTGTCCACCGCAGCAATAATTTCGTGAAGCGATTTTATAAAAGTAGATTTTTCATAGCTTGTTCCTCCTTTGAGATGGCAATATATGGAGCCAAAGTCATTTAACGAAGCTATCACCTCTAATTTGGAGTATTCCGTATTTATTGTACCTGTTTTAATAAGTGATTCCAAAAGAGCCTCCCCAATTTGCTGTATATCTTTGGAGATATCTCTGTATTTAAAATATAAGCGAATGGTTTTATAGGTCTGTCTACCAAATATTATCACTCCCAAAATGCCAATATACATTAGGTATTGAAGCAAATCTTCTCGAGATTTAATATATCTAATCGATCGTCCTAAGCCATTAAATATGCTTTCTAGAAATCCGAAGATCGCAGAAACCAGCATAGCAATCATATTCGCTATTGTTTTATGATAATACAAAGACATGGTTTTTTTATACTCTTTACCTTCGGGGAATGGAACTTTTATTTGTTCTATTAATGAACTTCCATTTAAGAGCGCATCCTTCCATTTTTGCTTGAGTTGGTCTCTCTGTCCTGCTTTTTTAATGATTTCCTTATTGAAAGATTGAAGCTCAGCTGACCCAAATACTTCGGGTAAATGGATTCTATTTATTCCATTCTCTATGGTGGTTTCGGTTTCATTTGAAATGCCAACAAAAGATTTAAATCGCCTTTTGAGTAATTGAATATCATCACCACCATCTGATGCAGTATGATCTATACAGGCCAAATGCCAGATATTTCCAGTTTTATCAGTATTGTTTCTTTCAGATCTGATTGCTCTTCCTCGCATTTGATTTGAAAGCACATAGGAGCCCACAAAACTCGCCAGTATTAATGAGTTGATTGTTGGTGCGTCCCATCCTTCTCCAAGAAGGGATTTCGTTCCGATGAGTACCTCAATTTCGCCCTGCTCAAATATTTGCGTTATCAGTTGTACAATGTTTTGTTTGAGTTTCTCATTGGTATTGATGATTAAATATTGATCATCAAATGGAAGTTTAGAATGTGTTATTGGATCAATATTTAAATCTTTTGCAGCTGTATGTAAAGAGTCTAATGCAGATATTGGAATGATAATTAATGAACCAGATAAAACACCAATTTTCATATGCCTATCATTAGTTCTTCTGAGCTGTTCAAAGATTGGAAGCACACCAATCTTGTTTAATTCTAATTGGTTTATAGATCCATCAACAAGAAATTCCTTTCTAATATAATCTGTTAAAATAACCATCCTTAGGTCTTTACCTAAAGTATTATGTTCAACATCTACAATGCTTTCAATACTTTTAAGCTTGCTTAAGGAGCTACTGAGGAATTTATTTATTTTTTTGTTTTGCCTGAAGCTGATGGTTTTTCTATCAATTAAACCATTTCTTTTGAGCTTATTTATTAATCTCTCTTTCTCTTCTTCGAAACCTTGAAAGTGTTCATGAGCACCAAATAAATAGAAGCCCAAGAGGATTTCTATCCATTTAAAACTCAGTGGTGGAATTGTGATTTTCTTATCACCAATTATTTCTAGGTGTTTTTCAGGTATCTTTATTCCATTAGCATGAAGGAAAATCAAAATCGATGAATAGCATTCTAGATTGGTATAAATCCAATCCAGATGTTTCATAGGTTCTGAAAAAACAGGATGAGAGCTCATGATATTGATTAAAAACTCATCCTTTCGTAATTCATTAAATACTCTTAATGCTTTTTCTCTTTGCTCTTGTATCGATTTGGTTTCATCATGGGTAGGTTCCGACAGATAGATATAATCTTGATGTGGACATAAATCATTTTCTACTACCAATTCAGGAACGGAGATTTCGCTGTCTATTGGGCCATTTAAATCTAGATATCTATGCCATTCAGAAAATGACACATCATAAGGAGGAGTGGCTGTTAATCCAACTATTGTGGGTTTAATGGCATCTTTAATAGCATTTAATGATTTCCACCATTCGTTTTTTAAGTGATGGGCTTCATCAACAATTATAGTTCCTATGTTTATTGACTTTAAAGCTATAATTATTGGTTCAGCATTAAATATTTTAGTTTTACGCTGATCATGATTCTTTTTCTCTAGCTCTTCAGAAATAGGATTTTTATTTGATTTTGTGCATGCTGAGTGTAGGGCTTGATAGGTGACTACTGTCAAAAAATTCGGATTTTTAATATCTCTTGAAATCCAGTTTGGTTCATCACCGACTAGAAGAAACAATTCGCAAAATCTTTGTATCCACTGATTCCGAATAGAGATAGTAGGAGCAAATATAAGCGTTGGTTTATTTAAACGAATAGCTACTTCGAGTCCAAGTACAGTTTTTCCAGAACCTGGAGGAGCAATAATATGCAGATGATTATCATCTAGCTGCTCCTCAAGATCATCAAGAACTCGTTGCTGATATCTTCTCCATTCATATTTGAATTTTATATCTTTTGGAAACTCTTTCAATTTTCTTTGATTTATTTGAATCGAATAAACATTAAACTACTCTTTGTTTTTTTTAGATTTTAGTGCTTTCCCGAGCTCTCACAGAATACATATATGGAATTTTATCTCCATGTTTTTGATTTACCCATTTTCCTTTCTCTATTTCAACTAAATTGGGGAAACAATCATAGACTTGATATGGGAATTCATGGAGGAATTCTATGGAGAGGCCATTTGAAATTAAGCTATTCATTACTTCCCCCAGGCTATGATGCCATTCGATATGCTTTAGGTTATTACCGGAAACTTCTGATTTGTCGGTATAGGAACTCTCCACTTGAGTTTCGATGGGTTTTGATTTGAAATAGCCATTTTCAATTTCTGAATCCTCATTTAGGGTATAGATAAAGGGATGGAATTCCACCAGATGAAATACGCCATTGGGCTTTAAAAAACGATGGATAAGTTTTGCCCATTTGTCAAGATCATCCAACCAGTTTATGGCTCCATAAGAAGTATAAACAATATCAAACTTTTCGTTTAATACTTCTTCAATATCGTATATATTGGAACGAATAAATTGAGCAGTAAGGCCTAAATAATTAGACAATTCCTTGGCTTTTTGTATGGAGGTATCTGAAATATCTATACCTGTGACTTCAGCTCCCATTCTAGCAAGAGATAAGCTGTCCATACCAAAATGGCATTGAAGATGAAGGATTTTCTTTCCTCTGATATCTCCTAATTCTTCTAGCTCAATATGATTTAATGAGGATTTACCTTTCAGAAAACCTTCTATATCATAAAACCTCGAATCTGCATGCAGATTGGTTAACTCGTTCCAACTTTGTCTGTTCTCTTCGAAATTATTCATTTTTAGTACTTATATGATTTTAATTAAACCTTCGCCAAAGAGTGTGAATTATTTATTGAATAATTAATTTTCCTTTTTGAAAATAGTTTGAAGATTCTATATTTATAATATAGATACCAGGTTCTAAAGTTGAAATATTCAGTGATTTTGTTATGTTTTCTTGTGAAAATGAAAGTTGTCCCAATTGATTAAAAATCTGAATATTTTTAGATTTATCATGGCTGAAAACAATCTCACATTGTGCTGGATTGGGATAAAAACTAAAGAAATCAGGCTCTATATCGGTACTTATAGATTGACTACAGGAGCTCTCAATTTCTTCAATAGTATTACAACCATTCAGGTTGTTTTCTATAGTAAATGATATTGTTTCTTGTTCTAGAGCTAAACAAATACTATTGATATGACAACTTGATAGCTGCGGGTTTTCTTTAATTGTTAAAGAGCTTAATTCACTCAAATCAATATTTTGTAATGGACTAATATCGGATAAAAGTGTATTGTATTTTATGCTAAGTAAGGTGGTGATTGACTGAAGATTGCGTGCTCCTTCAATATCTGTTAAACTAGGATTGGACCAAAGTAATAAGTGAGTAGGTGATGAAACAATATTTTCTAAGCCATTCAAATTAGTAATTAAAGGCATATTCATAACATCAAGAGCTCCCCCCACAAAGGTAACATTGCTCAGTTCATCAATATTTTCAACAAGAGGAAGGCTGGCTACTTCTAAATAATCCCCAACATAACTTACATTTTCAATCCCACTTAAATTTTCTAATAATGGGCAAGTATCTATCCAAAATCCAGATTCAAAGGTGCTAATGTTTTGAAGACCATTTAAATTAGTGATATCATCTCCCATGATCATTAGATTACCTTCTATTGTTGTGCAATCAGGGTGATTTATTAAAAAATTATCAATATCAGCTTGTGTGCTAAAATAGTTGTCACCTGGGAGACAGGATTGAGAAAATGCAGAAATGGAAAATACTAGAAATGAGAGATAAAGGAATGCTTTTTTCATGTTTTGTTTGTTTTGATGTTATGATTTAAATTATGGCTTTTATTGGCAATATCTGCTATTTGTTTATACCAAACGAAATTACAAATAATATATTAAACACTTAAGCAGTTTGTTAAGTTTGTCATGTAATATGAGATTTTTTAAATTTCTACAGGGATCTGTTTTGCTAAAAAGGCAAACACGTCTTCATTGTTTTGTGACCTTTGTGCCTCCTCTGTGTCTTTTGTGTAACAGCTATTACACAGCGTTTTTCAAAGATTTCTCAAAGAATCACAAAGTTGAGAATTCTTGTTGCTTAAACATTTCATATTCTCAATATGCAAACATCTAGTGGAGCTTGATCTGATTTTGCTTAGATAATTCAATTGATTATTATAATTTTCACTAATATTACATCCTCAATAAACGCATCTATGAAATCCATAATCAATTATTCAGCTGCCCTTCTATTGTCCATTATTCTAATGGGATGCTGTGAACAAAAAGAAACTGAAGAAATAAGCCAAGAAATGGCAAAAACAGTCATAGACTTGAGGAAAGTGGAAAGTATCTACGAGGATATTAAAGTAGAATATGCCAAGCTTCGCCCTAAGGTGATTATGCCTGCCGAAGGTTATTTGAAATACCCTTACCTCATTCCAGCGGGTTTTTATAAACAAATGTGGGATTGGGATGGTTTTTTTATGGGCAATCATTTTATCAGTCAGAATCAGCCAGAGTATATGAAGTATTGGGCTCTGAATTTAATAGAAGGCGTAGATGAGGAGGGTTATGTTTCGGGATGTGCCACCACAAAAGGCCCCCGTCCTATCTTTGGGAAATTCTCCATGAAACCTTTTCTGTCACAGGGTGTTTTCCTCGCCTCACAGAAAATGGATGATTTTAAATGGGTTGAAGAGCATTATGAAGCTTTGATGAAGGTCTTAGAATATAGAGATCAAACCCAATTCGATACGGTGTACGGTTTATATTATTGGGATAATGCCATGCAAAGTGGCGCCGATAATAATCCTGCCATGAATTATTTCTGGAAGGAAGATCATCGCTCTTTCCTTTCTTGTGATGCCAGTACTTTTAGCTTAAGAGAAATAGAAGCACAAGCATTAATAGCAAAGAAATTAGGTCATGATGAAGATGCAGAAATGCTTAAGGCTAAAGCTCAAAAACTAAAGAAAGCCATCAATGAGCAGCTCTGGTGTGATGAGGATAAGATGTTTTATAATATCGATAGAGAGACCGGTGATTTCTATAAAAGGGTGAGCTATTCTTGCTTTGTGCCTTTGCTACATAAGATTCCTTCGAAAGAAAATGGTAGGGCCATGATTGAGAAGTATCTTATTTCGGAGGATCACATGAAAGCAGCTTATGGCTTTAGAACCTTATCTAAGCAAGATCCGGATTATAATAACAAAAATATTATTGTTCCTTTTTCCAATTGGCAAGGTCCTGTTTGGCCCATTGCCAACTATATTTACTCGGTAGGCTTGAAACATTATGGCTTCGAAAACGAGTTGGTTTGGCAAGCCCAAACACTCGGTCAACTCATGCTTACTGATTTAAAAGAATGGGGAAGTCTGCACGAAAATTATCATGCCGACACTGGAGCTCCTTTAGCCCCCTCCTCCGATCATGTGGATAAAGATGGGAAATTTGTAGGCTTTATCAGCTGGAATCTATGTGTTGAGAATATGCTCGCTGGTGTTGTGGATGCTCAATGGATGCTTTTGGAAATTGATAAATAGATCAGATTTATTGGTCTCATTCGTTTTTAAAAGAATGCCCTTTAGTGTTTCAGTTTCTGCAAATTTTGTGGTTCGAAGTCGGGAGTATGAAGCTAGAAGTAAATCTGCTTCGGGCTTCCAACGTCTAACTTCCAACCATATTTAGGTAATTATTATATCGAATTTTATTCGTAAAACACAACCTATGATAATTCAGTCCATAGTGGCTTTTTAGCTATCTGAAAACATGCTATAAATAATTCATCATAGCTGAAAGGAAGATCACGATGATTCCAAAAAGGAAGGATATTCCTGCCAGTTTCATTTGTTTGCCTTTCAAAGACATCAACTCTGGTGATGGTCCATTCACAGCCAATTTAGCTGCTTTTGGGCTTATGATTTCAAAATTAATAATGGCAAAAAGAGCCAATAGACCCACAAAAACATGCTTAATAAAGCCTACTGTTTCCCAAGAGGTATCAAAATTGATAATGGCTACATAATATTCGCTGGCAATCTTCATGGGGATTCCAGTGATAAAGAGAATCGCTAAAGAAACATAAACTAAGACTCTCACCCTTTTAAAAAGAACAGCCATAAACTTTCCAGCAGTAACGGGATCCAGAGTTTTTGATACGGTAGGCATCAAAATTAAAACATTGAAAAACATTCCACCTATCCATGCAATGGTAGCCATTAAATGGAAAAAATCTAAGATAATTTGTAAAACTGGGTGATCTATCATAATCAGGTTTTTTTAAGGCTGAAATATACAAAATTCATCTTTACATAGAGCCTGATTTTTAAATTTCTAATCACTAATTGAAATATTTGTCAGATGAATTTGAACAGCTTTTCTGTTTAAGAAACTTTTTCCTTGATAAGTATATTTTATCATTACTTTTATACACCAATTCACAAGCCATGAAGAAAATTTTCTTTCTCTCTTTTTTAGTACTAAATATCATTGCTTCCGCCCAGCTTCAGCGTCATAATCCTCATGGATTTGAAACACCTATCAAAGATGTTAATACCGATTGGTATCCTGTGGAAGATCCAAATTACGATGTACTTTTCTATCATATTGATGTGGAAATAGCTGTGGATTCTATTTATATAAGTGGGGAGGTTAAATTCCTGATATCTTCTAATATTGATAATTTGAATAGCCTAATGGTGGATTTAGATCAAACTTTCGATGTGGAATCTATCTCTTTTCCAGTATCTAATTATACTTTTGAGGATAATGTGTTATATCTTCAACTCGAGAACACTTATCAAACTGGTGATACGCTGTCTTTTCGTATTCAATATTCTGGTCATCCCGAAATGCCCGGAGGATATAAAGGTTTGAGATACGAAACCCATGATGGAAACCAACCTATTATTGCCAGTCTTTCCACTCCATATTTAGCACATTCTTGGTGGCCTTGTAAAGATGGAACCAGTGATAAATGTGATTCTCTGTATATGGATATCACAGTAAAAGATACCATTATCGACGATTTACAACTGATAGCTTTATCCAATGGTTTACTGGTGGATGAGTATACAGATGGAGTGATGAGAACCTTTAAGTGGCAGCATAAATATCCCATTATTCCTTATTATATCATGGTGGCTATTTCTAATTATGAGCACTTTCAGCAAGATTTTGAAATGGATGACATGAGCTTTCCTTTGGATTATTATGTTTTTGAATCGCATTTAGCTAATGCCCAAAATGGGGTGAGTGAGATGCCTGATGCCATGGCTTTTTTTAGTGAAATATTTGGACCCTATCCTTTTTCCGATGAGAAGTATGGAATGACACAATTGGGTTATTATGGTGCTATAGAAAACCAGACCAATACCATTACCAATAATATGTCGCAAGATTGGTTAGATGTATCGGTTCATGAGTTGGCTCATCAATGGTTTGCAGATTATATCACTTGCGAAAACTGGCATCATGGCTGGGTAAATGAAGGTTTTGCCAGCTATGCCGAAGCTTTGTATTTTGAACATAGAGATGGATTCGAAGCCTATCAAAGTTATGTCATAGA includes these proteins:
- a CDS encoding Gfo/Idh/MocA family protein, with the translated sequence MKNKLNRRQALKNMLLGAGALPLMATSLSAIAANEFNEKTLSIRPFGDAEATDPITAITLGAGARGNVYGNYATAFPKELDIIGVAEPIPIRNERYAKKHNIPDNNRFITWEHVFERPKFADAIIITTPDDLHYGPCMKALEMGYDILLEKPIAPTEKECRDILALANKTGRIVAVCHVLRYAPYFIKLKEMVDSGVLGELISIQHLEPIQHIHMSHSYVRGNWHNSKETTPIILGKSCHDLDILRWLVGQPCTSIAAYGNLKWFKESNAPEGSTTRCTDGCAVESQCPYSALKIYYRDRTYIHVFDFPEEEHDKEEFILEQLKTTNYGRCVYHMDNDQPDHYVSSMEFEEGITANFSMEAFTSYHGRRTRIMGSMGDIVGDMDEFVHTDFLTGEKNRWDIHVEDVENYKNSGHGGGDWALVTDWIKAVKEQNPDLLTSTIDASVESHVMGFMAEKSRKNKKMMPVKL
- a CDS encoding DEAD/DEAH box helicase family protein, whose product is MKEFPKDIKFKYEWRRYQQRVLDDLEEQLDDNHLHIIAPPGSGKTVLGLEVAIRLNKPTLIFAPTISIRNQWIQRFCELFLLVGDEPNWISRDIKNPNFLTVVTYQALHSACTKSNKNPISEELEKKNHDQRKTKIFNAEPIIIALKSINIGTIIVDEAHHLKNEWWKSLNAIKDAIKPTIVGLTATPPYDVSFSEWHRYLDLNGPIDSEISVPELVVENDLCPHQDYIYLSEPTHDETKSIQEQREKALRVFNELRKDEFLINIMSSHPVFSEPMKHLDWIYTNLECYSSILIFLHANGIKIPEKHLEIIGDKKITIPPLSFKWIEILLGFYLFGAHEHFQGFEEEKERLINKLKRNGLIDRKTISFRQNKKINKFLSSSLSKLKSIESIVDVEHNTLGKDLRMVILTDYIRKEFLVDGSINQLELNKIGVLPIFEQLRRTNDRHMKIGVLSGSLIIIPISALDSLHTAAKDLNIDPITHSKLPFDDQYLIINTNEKLKQNIVQLITQIFEQGEIEVLIGTKSLLGEGWDAPTINSLILASFVGSYVLSNQMRGRAIRSERNNTDKTGNIWHLACIDHTASDGGDDIQLLKRRFKSFVGISNETETTIENGINRIHLPEVFGSAELQSFNKEIIKKAGQRDQLKQKWKDALLNGSSLIEQIKVPFPEGKEYKKTMSLYYHKTIANMIAMLVSAIFGFLESIFNGLGRSIRYIKSREDLLQYLMYIGILGVIIFGRQTYKTIRLYFKYRDISKDIQQIGEALLESLIKTGTINTEYSKLEVIASLNDFGSIYCHLKGGTSYEKSTFIKSLHEIIAAVDNPRYLIIRKSLFLKIISQKDYHAVPEIIGRNKKTAEYFERQWKRLVGSCELIYSRTIEGRKILLQSRINSLSSEFEDKTERINKWR
- a CDS encoding bifunctional 2-polyprenyl-6-hydroxyphenol methylase/3-demethylubiquinol 3-O-methyltransferase UbiG codes for the protein MNNFEENRQSWNELTNLHADSRFYDIEGFLKGKSSLNHIELEELGDIRGKKILHLQCHFGMDSLSLARMGAEVTGIDISDTSIQKAKELSNYLGLTAQFIRSNIYDIEEVLNEKFDIVYTSYGAINWLDDLDKWAKLIHRFLKPNGVFHLVEFHPFIYTLNEDSEIENGYFKSKPIETQVESSYTDKSEVSGNNLKHIEWHHSLGEVMNSLISNGLSIEFLHEFPYQVYDCFPNLVEIEKGKWVNQKHGDKIPYMYSVRARESTKI
- a CDS encoding T9SS type A sorting domain-containing protein, with the protein product MKKAFLYLSFLVFSISAFSQSCLPGDNYFSTQADIDNFLINHPDCTTIEGNLMIMGDDITNLNGLQNISTFESGFWIDTCPLLENLSGIENVSYVGDYLEVASLPLVENIDELSNVTFVGGALDVMNMPLITNLNGLENIVSSPTHLLLWSNPSLTDIEGARNLQSITTLLSIKYNTLLSDISPLQNIDLSELSSLTIKENPQLSSCHINSICLALEQETISFTIENNLNGCNTIEEIESSCSQSISTDIEPDFFSFYPNPAQCEIVFSHDKSKNIQIFNQLGQLSFSQENITKSLNISTLEPGIYIINIESSNYFQKGKLIIQ
- a CDS encoding trehalase family glycosidase; protein product: MKSIINYSAALLLSIILMGCCEQKETEEISQEMAKTVIDLRKVESIYEDIKVEYAKLRPKVIMPAEGYLKYPYLIPAGFYKQMWDWDGFFMGNHFISQNQPEYMKYWALNLIEGVDEEGYVSGCATTKGPRPIFGKFSMKPFLSQGVFLASQKMDDFKWVEEHYEALMKVLEYRDQTQFDTVYGLYYWDNAMQSGADNNPAMNYFWKEDHRSFLSCDASTFSLREIEAQALIAKKLGHDEDAEMLKAKAQKLKKAINEQLWCDEDKMFYNIDRETGDFYKRVSYSCFVPLLHKIPSKENGRAMIEKYLISEDHMKAAYGFRTLSKQDPDYNNKNIIVPFSNWQGPVWPIANYIYSVGLKHYGFENELVWQAQTLGQLMLTDLKEWGSLHENYHADTGAPLAPSSDHVDKDGKFVGFISWNLCVENMLAGVVDAQWMLLEIDK
- a CDS encoding DUF4149 domain-containing protein; this translates as MIDHPVLQIILDFFHLMATIAWIGGMFFNVLILMPTVSKTLDPVTAGKFMAVLFKRVRVLVYVSLAILFITGIPMKIASEYYVAIINFDTSWETVGFIKHVFVGLLALFAIINFEIISPKAAKLAVNGPSPELMSLKGKQMKLAGISFLFGIIVIFLSAMMNYL
- a CDS encoding M1 family aminopeptidase, with protein sequence MKKIFFLSFLVLNIIASAQLQRHNPHGFETPIKDVNTDWYPVEDPNYDVLFYHIDVEIAVDSIYISGEVKFLISSNIDNLNSLMVDLDQTFDVESISFPVSNYTFEDNVLYLQLENTYQTGDTLSFRIQYSGHPEMPGGYKGLRYETHDGNQPIIASLSTPYLAHSWWPCKDGTSDKCDSLYMDITVKDTIIDDLQLIALSNGLLVDEYTDGVMRTFKWQHKYPIIPYYIMVAISNYEHFQQDFEMDDMSFPLDYYVFESHLANAQNGVSEMPDAMAFFSEIFGPYPFSDEKYGMTQLGYYGAIENQTNTITNNMSQDWLDVSVHELAHQWFADYITCENWHHGWVNEGFASYAEALYFEHRDGFEAYQSYVIDFEFYNSGTLYIDDISDPFSGVFRPIIYNKGAYVLHMLRGVLGDEMFFNVIYEYATNDNFKYGWANTEDFQSVCEEVSGEDLDYFFEQWIYDERYPKYRYNYLSSTNLTEVIIQQSQGLLGWREIFTMPLEIYFQFEDGSDTIVSVFNDEIEQHFAFNFEQEVIDMEIDPGSWVLCTKVFDSNIIVGNQEFEELVFRVFPNPSEGSFTIQLDGSFRGKKVSLVIFDLNGSEVQNQEVNSASISVQGLKKGIYLLKISSSNINHSKKLIVY